One segment of Microcaecilia unicolor unplaced genomic scaffold, aMicUni1.1, whole genome shotgun sequence DNA contains the following:
- the LOC115459433 gene encoding LOW QUALITY PROTEIN: major histocompatibility complex class I-related gene protein-like (The sequence of the model RefSeq protein was modified relative to this genomic sequence to represent the inferred CDS: deleted 2 bases in 1 codon), whose translation MQHYNHTSGVHTMQMYVSCEVRGDTAIKGLFQYVYDGRVILTFDVETDTWVAAMTEEIPLKQSMDKDIGWRARKELPNEKVHRDTQEIHPTREAHPRTAGPPRGACRHSSDGTVVHRCHVTGFYPRDADVTWVRDGQTTLLETSSSGILPNQDKTYQIQKTLEIDSKDGHTYTCVVNHNSLQTPIIKTASVPAGSWILLTLLAVGIMFLLIA comes from the exons ATGCAACACTATAACCACACCAGCG GGGTTCACACGATGCAAATGTATGTCAGCTGTGAGGTACGTGGAGACACAGCCATCAAGGGGCTGTTTCAGTATGTCTATGATGGGCGGGTGATTCTTACCTTCGATGTTGAGACAGACACATGGGTAGCAGCAATGACAGAAGAGATTCCACTCAAGCAAAGCATGGACAAGGACATAGGGTGGCGAGCT CGTAAAGAATTACCAAATGAGAAAGTGCATAGAGACACTCAAGAAATACATCCAACACGGGAAGCACATCCTAGAACAGCAGG TCCCCCCAGAGGTGCGTGTCGTCACTCCTCAGATGGCACTGTCGTTCACAGATGTCATGTGACTGGGTTCTATCCTCGGGACGCTGATGTCACCTGGGTGAGGGATGGGCAGACAACACTTCTAGAGACATCGTCCAGTGGGATCCTACCCAACCAGGACAAGACATACCAGATTCAGAAAACCCTAGAGATAGACTCCAAGGATGGACACACGTACACCTGTGTTGTAAACCACAACAGCCTGCAGACACCAATCATAAAGACAG CCTCTGTCCCTGCTGGTTCCTGGATCCTCCTGACACTCCTGGCTGTGGGGATCATGTTCCTCTTGATAGCTTGA